A segment of the Lycium ferocissimum isolate CSIRO_LF1 chromosome 10, AGI_CSIRO_Lferr_CH_V1, whole genome shotgun sequence genome:
CCATCACCACAACCACCATAGCTATAAGAAGCTTCTGCATGGTCTTATTGTTCAGGTACCTCTGACTAATAACCATTACCATGAGAATTTGTTCTTTGCTTCTCGATTTTCTGAAACAAACTACCAAAACTTGGAAAATCAGTCACAAATGTCAAGCTATTCATCAGATGATCATCAACATCTTCAGTTAATAGTGTTGCATTTATATTATCTGCATTGTTGTATTCCAGATTATGAATTCTTATTTAGTTTTGATGGTATCTCCTGTATTTGAATACAATGATAACTTAAAAATTGTGAAAAGATATTTCATATTTCGTCCAGAGTGGTGGTTAAAATGTTATCTCCTGCATTCTTAAAATACAATGATAACTTAAAAATTGTGAAAAAGATATTCTGTTGTGCGGAGTGGTGGATAAAATGTTAAGATTACTGGAGATGCGATTGCAGTTTGGATACCAAGGAATCATTTGGTTAGCATTACAAAAGAATTTGACTTTCTTCTGTCCTCTTCAAGTTAGATCCTTCAAAAACCGAAGTTTTTGAGTTTTCCATATATTGTTCATTGTATTGTGAGCTTTTTTTCCTTTGTAGGTTCCTAGTTTCTTGTGCTACCTCCAAAAGGTGACACAATGATTAAGAGCTACATTATTTGCATTTTATGTTGTCTATGACCATAATGGGCTTGACTTGTCAATCTGTCTAGCTGACTTTTAGAACTAATGTTGCTTCTTTCTTTGGGAATAAGATGGGAACTACTCTTTGATTGCAGAGTTTACTCAGACTTAAAGAGCCTTCTGTACTGCTGCGTTGTCGAAAAGTTGATGTACAGCTGGTAGAAGATGTTTTGGATGCAGCAAGGGAGGAGTATGCAGAGAAGGCTATGGTCCATGCACCTGAGATCATAATTGACCACATCCACCTTCCGCCAGCCCCATCTCATCATAATGCACATGGTCCTTCTTGGTAAGTTGCTTTATATATCTTTCTGAAATGCTAAGTAGCTTCTCTTTGTTATTCATTTATCTCTATCTCGACAGCTCTGGAGGAGTGGTACTGGCTTCTCGAGATGGGAAAATTGTGTGTGAGAACACGCTTGATGCCAGATTGGAAGTTGTTTTCCGTAAAAAATTACCAGAGGTACTTGCTCTCGTGCTTACCTTCACACTTCTCACAATTCTTTGTTCTTGTCTTTCCAAttttctagttttccttatACCAATGTTTGTACAATTGTGGTCCTTTTGCCGAGTTACCGCTATCTATTTCAAATGTCATGCATCCCTTGTCATTTTGCAAATGTCATGTGGATGAGTTAAGCGTCTTACATGTTCATTACCTATAAAAAAcatctttacatgttttttttaatgtttgggCGGGGGGGGTGTTGGGGGGGGGGAGAGA
Coding sequences within it:
- the LOC132032690 gene encoding V-type proton ATPase subunit E-like, giving the protein MNDTDVSKQIEQMVRFIRQEAEEKANEISVSAEEEFNIEKLQLVEAEKKKIRQEYERKEKQVDVRKKIEYSMQLNASRLKVLQAQDDLVISMKEAAAKEILNVSHHHNHHSYKKLLHGLIVQSLLRLKEPSVLLRCRKVDVQLVEDVLDAAREEYAEKAMVHAPEIIIDHIHLPPAPSHHNAHGPSCSGGVVLASRDGKIVCENTLDARLEVVFRKKLPEIRKCLFGQVAA